One Miscanthus floridulus cultivar M001 chromosome 11, ASM1932011v1, whole genome shotgun sequence DNA window includes the following coding sequences:
- the LOC136494912 gene encoding VQ motif-containing protein 11-like — protein MAASRSPKVVRQAAAATCVVDDNTTFVQADPATFRALVQKLTGAAPAAGGTRTAEKLPPKPQEDEAAAVTIAHAPPPPPPRRPKLQERRRAAPARLELARPQLPSSSFYYYHHHAHAHAHHHGSTHGLMHSPVSPMDAYMVLAAASASPSLSSSSSMTPSPHSSSPSCGGAAVVMISREEEEREEKAIASKGFYLHASPRGDGDRPKLLPLFPVHSPRINELRRG, from the coding sequence ATGGCGGCGTCTCGCTCGCCCAAGGTCGTGAGACAGGCCGCCGCCGCGACCTGCGTCGTGGACGACAACACCACGTTCGTGCAGGCCGACCCGGCCACGTTCCGCGCGCTCGTGCAGAAGCTCACGGGCGCGGCGCCAGCAGCAGGCGGGACGAGGACAGCGGAGAAGCTGCCGCCGAAGCCGCAGGAggacgaggcggcggcggtgacCATCGCgcacgcgccaccgccgccgccgccgaggcggcCGAAGCTGCAGGAGAGGCGGCGCGCGGCGCCGGCCAGGCTGGAGCTGGCGCGGCCGCagctgccgtcgtcgtcgttctactactaccaccaccacgCTCACGCCCACGCGCACCACCACGGCAGCACCCACGGGCTGATGCACTCGCCGGTGTCGCCCATGGACGCGTACATGGTGCTGGCGGCGGCGTCCGCGTCGCCGtcgctgtcgtcgtcgtcgtccatgaCGCCGTCCCCGcactcgtcgtcgccgtcgtgcggcggggcggcggtggtgatgataagccgggaggaggaggagcgggaggaGAAGGCCATCGCGTCCAAGGGCTTCTACCTGCACGCGTCGCCCCGGGGCGACGGCGACCGGCCCAAGCTGCTGCCGCTGTTCCCCGTCCACTCACCCAGGATCAATGAACTCCGGCGAGGCTAG